In Acropora muricata isolate sample 2 chromosome 11, ASM3666990v1, whole genome shotgun sequence, one DNA window encodes the following:
- the LOC136890834 gene encoding nucleolar protein 58-like, with protein MEAYLYHRVYNSDVVDLVIFALSNLSARICELYTVEDSGSVKKAFVITPWKEERAKLAREKPTLSLLFRGKHYDPLLNIDLSALDDISENASVKTTVEQEEEDTSDEEKDTTNENESKAESTSLLDEEGVTKDQRPEPVVPEIADPVRKATKDTITVSAVELELKQESLRCLGKIEKKELSQGALSTKESKDDVHVKNEENSDKDSHKMSKQESDVSLKQVESAESAEDNEDSQEMTENVTPDDSVKTQDTEVDSVGCQESDETSSSEDLCEIKTSRSFLKRMKNRLGKAVKCCFPCIFKKDKN; from the exons ATGGAGGCCTACCTATACCACAGGGTGTACAACAGTGATGTGGTTGATCTTGTCATCTTCGCCCTATCAAATCTCTCTGCGAGAATTTGTGAGTTGTACACTGTAGAAGATTCCGGCTCCGTCAAGAAGGCCTTCGTCATCACGCCTTGGAAAGAAGAGCGTGCTAAATTGGCCAGGGAAAAGCCAACACTTTCTCTCTTGTTCCGAGGGAAACATTATGATCCTTTGCTGAACATCGATCTG AGTGCATTAGACGACATATCTGAGAACGCGAGTGTCAAAACAACAGTGGAGCAAGAGGAAGAAGATACCTCCGATGAGGAAAAAGATACAACGAATGAAAACGAAAGTAAAGCCGAGTCAACGAGTTTATTGGATGAGGAGGGTGTCACAAAAGACCAAAGGCCAGAACCAGTTGTTCCTGAAATTGCTGACCCTGTCAGAAAAGCAACCAAG GATACGATAACTGTTTCTGCGGTGGAACTGGAGTTAAAACAAGAATCCTTACGTTGCTTAG GAAAAATAGAGAAGAAAGAACTCTCCCAAGGTGCTCTCAGTACAAAGGAATCAAAGGACGATGTCCATGTCAAGAATGAAGAAAACTCTGACAAGGACTCTCATAAAATGAGTAAACAG GAATCAGATGTTTCATTAAAACAGGTCGAGTCAGCAGAATCTGCTGAGGATAATGAAGATTCTCAAGAAATGACAGAGAATGTGACACCTG ATGATTCAGTTAAAACTCAAGACACTGAAGTTGACTCTGTTGGATGTCAAGAAAGTGATGAGACATCATCATCGGAAGAT ctTTGTGAAATAAAGACAAGCAGAAGCTTTTTGAAGAGAATGAAGAATCGATTGGGGAAAGCAGTAAAATGCTGTTTTCCTTGTATTTTCAAGAAGGACAAGAATTAA